The region ATTAATGAGTGAAACCTTGTAATAAAGGGGTTTCAAGGGGGAAAGTGTGAACAAACATGGATTTAATTGCGTTTTAAATTAGAGAAAGTTAATTTAAGGGTAGTATTTTTAGTGTGAATAGGTTATAATGAATACAAGAGCTACAGGAATTGTAGTCATAAAACTCATTTTAAAGGAGTGACATTTATGCTAACATTATATACTTCACCAAGCTGCACATCTTGCCGTAAAGCGCGCGCGTGGTTAGTAGAGCAAGAAATCCCATTTAAGGAACGTAATATCTTTTCAGAACCTTTGGATTTAACTGAATTAAAAGATATTTTACGAATGACAGAGGATGGTACTGAAGAAATTATTTCAACACGTTCGAAAGTTTTCCAAAAATTAGATATGGATTTCGATGATTTGTCACTACCAGAATTATTGAAATTAGTTCAAGAAAATCCTGGTTTGTTACGTCGTCCTATTATGATTGATGAAAAACGTCTTCAAGTTGGATTCAATGAGGATGAGATTCGTCGATTCTTACCAAGAGAAGTTCGGGCATTAGAATTACGCCAAGCGCAGTTAATGGCAGGCTTATAGTCAATAATAGATGACCTCGTCACCGGACGAGGTCTTTTTGTAGATTTTTTTCTTTACTTTTTAGGGTTTTAGGCTACAATGTGTCTATAGAGATAAAGAAAATATAACTATCAGATAGTTCAAAGAAGAGAGGTGTAGCCATATGGAAATGGAACGCATTAATGAAAATACAATCCGAGTGTTGATTGAAAATGAAGATTTAGAAGCACGAGGGATTACTTTTTTAGATTTATTAGGTAATCACAAGCAAATTGAAAGTTTCTTTTATAGTATTCTAGAAGAGGTCGATATTGATGAGCAGTTCCAAGAGACAGATGCTGTCACTTTTCAGGTGCTACCAAATCGGAATGGGTTAGAGTTATTTATTAGTAAAAATGTGTTGGTAGATGGTGAAAATGATTTTCCAGAAATTGGAGAAATTTTAAATCAGGACAATTTTAGTGATTTTATCAAGAGTCAAATAGGGGAAGGTTTGCCGATTTCTGAGCCTAATTTAGACGAAGGCTCATTAGTTGCTAGAAGTGGCGAGAAGTCTACTGAAAAGGAAGAAACAGAGGATGGCGTACTAGCACCAACCACGATTGAAACCGTCGTTCGTTTAGCGAGCTTTGAAGATTTGATTGTCTTAGCACATCGTGCTAAGTTTGAAAATATGACGAGTGATTTATATCGTATGTCTGGTGAGGGTGATGTTTATTATTTGCATCTAACATTTGACTTAGAAGAAATGACAGAAGAACAAGTCTATGATGAGTTAGGACTAGTTTTAGAGTTTGCCGCCTTAGTAACTTTGACTCCAGAAGTTTTAGAAGAGTATGGTCAATTAGTAATGGAACGTAGTGCGTTAGAACAAACTAAACACTATTTTAAAAAATAAGCGTGAACTTTACTACTAGTTGGCTAGTAGTAAAGTTTTTTTACGTCTATAAGGAGTTAGAGAATGTCAGAATATACAACGATTTTATTTGATGTTGATCAAACATTATTAGATTTTAAACAAGGGCAACAAAATGCTTTGCGAAAAATGTTTCATGCTCAAGGGATAACGATGACCCCAGAATTGTTTGAAATATATGAACTTAAAAACCATGATCTATGGGCTGCTTTTGAACAGGGATTGGTAAAAAGAGAACAAGTTTTAAGTGAACGATTTACATATATTTTTAAAAAATGTGGCTTAGAACGAGATGGCTACGAGATGGATCGGTTATTTAGAGGTTATTTAAAGGAAGAAGCTATTTTATTACCTGGAGCATTTGAAGTAATCGAAAAACTGAGTAAAAAATATCGTCTGGGGATTGTCACAAACGGTGTTTCTGAAACACAATATCGTCGTTTAGAAAAAGCAGAACTATTAACTTATTTTAAAGAAGCGATTTTTGTTTCTGAAGATACTGGTTTTCAAAAACCGATGCCTCAATTTTTTGATTATGTGTTTGAACGTTTGCCTGGTGTAGAGCGTTCAGAAACATTGATTGTAGGAGATTCTTTAAGTGCAGATATTAAAGGTGGTAACTTGGCTGGTTCTAAAACATGTTGGTACAATCCCTTGGGAGTAGTTAATGAGACTAAGATTATCCCGACCTATGAAATCAAAGAGTTACGTGAGTTATTACAATTATTATAAAAAAAAAGCCCCTAAGGGCTTTTTTTATTTAGTCAGACCAATTAGGTAATCATCGTCCTTCATAGCTTCTACACTACCTAGTAAATAACCATTACCGACTTGTGAGAAGAAATCATGATTGCTTGTCCCCGTTGAGAGACCATTCATTACAATCGGATTGACGTCATTGGCAGTATCAGGGAATAAAGCATTGACTCCTAAGTTCATTAGGGCTTTATTAGCATTGTAGCGTAAGAATGTTTTGACTTCTTCAGCCCAACCTAATTCGCCATATAACATATCAGTGTAGCCTTCTTCGTTTTCGTATAGCTCATATAATAAGTTATACATCCAATCTTCCATTTCAGTCCGTTCATTTTCTGGTAGCTGATTAAATCCTAATTGGAATTTGTAACCAATATAGGTACCGTGAACAGATTCATCACGAATGATTAATTTGATAATTTCTGCTACATTGGCCAACTTATTATTACCTAGATAGTAAAGTGGCGCAAAAAAACCTGAGTAAAATAAGAAGGTTTCTGTAAACACACTAGCTACCTTTTTTTGTAAAGGTGTCCCTGTTAGGTAAATATCATTAATCATTTTAGCTTTCTTTTGTAAAAATTCATTAGTATTAGTCCATTCGAAAATTTCTTCAATTTCAGCTTTGGTATTTAAAGTACTGAAGATTGAAGAGTAACTTTTAGCATGAACAGATTCCATGAACTGAATATTGTTCAGAACAGCTTCTTCATGTTGTGTTCGCACATCAGGGCGAATAGCTTCGATGGCACTCTCAGATTGGATAGTATCAAGTAACGTAAGACCACCAAATACATAACCAATTGTTTGTTTTTCCAACTCTGATAAAGCACGCCAATCATCTAAGTCGTTTGATAAAGGAATACGGGTATCAAGCCAAAATTGCTCCGTTAACTTTTCCCAAGTTGATTTATCAATCATATCTTCCATGCTGTTCCAGTTAATTGCTTCATAATACGTTTGACTCATAGCTTGTTTTTCCTCCCTTAAATTACACAGCTTTCACATGAATTACTGCCAATTTCTTCTTCATCATCTGTGAAGGTACGAATATAATAAATTGATTTAACCCCTTTGTGGAAGGCATAGTGACGTAAGATATTCAAATCACGTGTGGTTTGTTTGGTTGTGTCTGTCTTCCATTCGTAAAGGCCTTCTGGAATATCTGAACGCATAAATAAAGTCAAGCTCATACCTTGATCAATGTGCTGTTGAGCGGTTGCATAGACATCAATAACTTTGCGCATATCCATATCATAAGCTGAAGTATAGTAAGGTAATGTCTCGTTACTTAAGTAAGGAGCAGGGTAATAGATTTTTCCGATTTTTTTCTCTTGACGTTCTTCAATAAGACGTGTAATCGGATGAATACTAGCACTCGTGTCATTAATATAAGAAATTGAGCCATTTGGTGCAACTGCTAAACGATTTTGGTGGTATAACCCATCACGTTGAACGTCTTGGCTTAATTGTTTCCAATCTTCGGCTGTTGGAATAAAGATATCAGCGAAGAGGGCTTTTATTTTATCAAACTGTGGTTGGTGGTTGGCTTCAATATATTTGTCAAAGTATGAACCATCAGCATAGGTTGATTTTTCAAAATTATAGAAACGTTGTTGACGCTCTTTAGCAATTTGATTGCTTTCAACTAATGTCCAGTAGTTTAGTAACATAAAATAAATATTAGTAAAATCGATTGATTCAGGAGAGCCATATTCCATTTGATTTTTAGCAAAATAAGAATGGAGCCCCATAGCGCCTAAACCGATTGTGTGATTTAAGTCATTGCCATTTTTGATTGATGGAACAACGTCAATACTTGAGGCGTCGGTAATATAAGTTAGGGCACGTGTCATAGTACGGACGGATTGACCAAAGTTAGTACTCGCCATTAAGTTAGGAATATTAGTAGAGCCTAGATTACAGCTGATATCTGTCCCTAAAACATCGTATTCTTGTTTATTATTAATAATAGAAGGTGTCTGAACTTGTAAAATTTCAGAACATAAGTTACTCATAATAATCTTACCGTCGACTGGATTTTGACGATTAGCTTCATCAATATTGATAATATAAGGGTAACCTGATTCTTGTTGTAATTTACTAATTTCATTTTCTAAGTCACGGGCTTTGATTTTAGCTTTACGAATATTAGGGTTAGCCACTAAATTGTCATACTCTTTTGTAATATCTAGATAAGAGAAGGGGATACCATATTCTTTTTCAACACTATAAGGACTAAATAAATACATGTCTTCATTGTTACGTGCTAATTCATAAAACTTATCTGGGACATTTAATCCTAAAGATAAGGTTTTAACCCGAATTTTTTCATCGGCATTTTCTTTTTTAGTAGATAAGAACATTTCAATATCAGGATGAAAGACGTTTAAGTAAACAACCCCTGCACCTTGACGTTGACCTAATTGATTACTGTAGCTAAAGCTATCTTCAAATAATTTCATAACGGGAACAACGCCACTAGCAGCCCCTTCATAGCCTTTAATAGGTGCGCCAGCTTCACGTAAGTTATTTAATGAAATTCCAACTCCGCCACCAATCCGTGATAATTGCAAAGCGCTGTTGATGGAACGCCCAATACTATTCATATCATCTGTTACTTGTAGTAAGAAACAAGAAACTAATTCGCCGCGACGTTTACGTCCAGCATTTAAGAAAGAAGGAGTCGCCGGTTGATAACGTTGATGAATCATTTCATCGGCAATATTCATGGCTAATTGCTCGTCACCATTGGCAAAATAAAGTGCGTTGAAAGCGACACGATCTTCATAACGCTCAAGATACATTGTGCCTTCATTATTTTTTAAGGCATACTGTGAATAAAACTTATAGGCTGCCATAAACGATTTAAATTGAAAATGTTGCTCTTTTAAGAAGGCATATAAGTCATCAATAAATGACATTGAATACTTTTTAATGAACGCTGTCTCAATAAAATCATGATCGATTAAGTAGTTGATTTTTTCCTCAGTTGTTGAAAATGTCATCGTATTAGGTTCGACATTTTCTTTAAAGAAGGCAACGAGTGCTTCTTTATCTTTGTGCAAAGGAATTTGGCCATCAACTGGGCGGTTAATTTCATTGTTTAGCTCGAAATAGCTAACATCAGTTAATTTTTTTAAACTCACTTTTAGTCACTACTTTCTTAAATTTTTTCTTCAAACATCTATTATACTAGATTTTATTTTAGAACCAACTTTATTGTTTGGCTCCTAGGTAATAATAGTTGTAAGAGATAAGGGATTACGAGATAAAACGCAACAAAATCGCCCGCTAGTTATGTGCAGCGAACGATTTTGAGTGTCGATAAGGTGAATTGGAACAGTTGCTATTAAACAGCTAAAGAACGTAATTGATCTGGTCTGAAGCCAACGATTGAGATGTCTTCATTTGCTGTGACAACGGGTACGCTACGGTAGCCATTTTCTTTTAACCACTCTACATATTGTGGTTCAGTATCAATGTTTACTTCATTATATGAAACGTTCTTATCGCTTAAGAAACGTTTAGTCATCTTGCATTGAGGGCAGTTATCTTTTGTGTATAATGTAATGTTTGTCATAGTTCTTACCTCCGATTTAATTCTATATTTAGTATACCCTGTATCTTGGGAAAGTCAAGAATGAAAAAGACTAAAAACACAATATATGGTATGTGGGGGTTCTGTGGAATACAAGTCATGGTGTTTGTGGAGAATTAGACGAAAAGCCTCTAGATTAGTATTTCTTCTTTATTTTTCAGTGGATAAACATGTGGATAAGTCTTTTTTTACTCTTGTGACGTTCTTATACCATACGAGATCTAAAGTGGGTGATAACAAGCTTTAGGCTAATTCTTAAAAAAAACGAAAGAGTGGTGCTACTACATCTAGTAGTCGTGTAAAGCTAGGACAAATAATAAGTATAAAAAATATTGAGAAAGAATGAGCAAAGACTGGGTTTTTATTGACACCTTTCCAGGGGAAGAGTAGTATAAAAGATGTAAATGATAATGATTCTCAATAAAAGGTGATTAAATAAAATATGTGATATCATCACAAGATAGATGGGTGATAGAGTGATTAGATTAATAGAGGGCAATCAAGGAAAACAATATTTTGTACTTGAAATTATAAATCAGACTGTTTCTAATCGTCATTTGGCCAATTTAGGATTAATTAGTGGGACACCAATTAGAATTGTCTCAAAAAATAAACATGGCGATTATATTATTTTATTAAGAGACACACGTCTTGCGATGAGTGAGCAGGTGGTTAGTCAAATTATGGTGAGTGACGAACGTGTAGGTGAAAAGACAACATGGTCATTGTCTGAGGCTCAAGTTGAGACGCAAGTAAAAGTAACACAAATTGTTGGAGATAAAAAAATCCGTCGCCGCTTGATGGATATGGGGTTAACGAAAGGAACCCCGCTGTATTTAAGAAAAGTAGCCCCATTGGGCGATCCACTTGAAATTAGTGTGAGAGGTTACGAATTAACTTTAAGAAAAACAGAAGCAGAATTTATCATAGTAGAGGAGTTCTAAGATGAATAAACTATCGCTTGCTTTGGTGGGGAATCCGAATAGTGGTAAAACTAGCTTATTCAATGCCTTAACAGGCTCGAGTCAATCAGTGGGAAATTGGCCAGGTGTAACGGTTGAACGTAAAGAAGGTTACTATAAACAAGCTGATCACATCATGATTCAAGATTTACCTGGTATTTACTCCCTATCTCCTTACACACCAGAAGAAGTTGTTGCTCGTAATTATTTGGTGGAAGGACAGCCAGAAGCAATTATTAATATTGTAGATGGGAGTAATTTGGAGCGTAATCTCTATTTAACGCTACAGCTATTGGACCTTGGCTTACCTCTCGTAGTGGGAGTCAATATGTTAGATGTGGTAAAAAAACAAGAAAAAGAAATAAATCTAAGTAAGTTATCTTATGGCTTAGGGACAGATGTTGTCGGGATGAGTGTTGTTAAAGGTCAAGGGGTATCTGAAATAGTTGCTAAAAGTTTAACGGCAATTGAGTCAAATAATACTTCTCAAAGGATCGGTATCCAGTATGATGAGCGCTTAGAGGTTGCACTCTTAGAAATAATCGGAATTTTGCATAAGGCAACTTTTCAAACAGAACCTACGAAAAAAATAAGCGAGAATAAGTACCGATGGTACAGCCTTAAATTGTTTGAACGAGATGAGGCTGTCTGCCAGACCTTAGTACTTTCGCAAGCTGATTGGAAAGAGATTGAAGAGATTATCACGATTACGGAAAAAATATTTGGTGATGATAGCGAAAGTATTGTGATTAATGAACGCTATCAATTTATTACCAAATTAGTTGAGTTATGTGTTGTGAATAATAAAGAATTTAAGTTGACAGTGAGTGATAAGATTGATCAAGTCGTGACCAATCGATTTCTAGCTTTACCCATTTTTGCAGGTCTCATGTGGTTTGTTTACTATTTGTCGATTCAAACCATTGGCACAGCTGGCACTGATTGGCTAAACGATCAGCTGTTTGGTGTATTAGTTCCAAATTATTTAGCAGCAGGCTTAAATTATTTGGAAGTAGCTGAATGGTTGCAACGGTTAATTTTAGAAGGGATTGTAGCTGGAGTAGGTGCAGTAATTGGTTTTTTACCTCAAATTATGGTGCTATTTCTCTGTCTTTCTTTTTTAGAAGATTGTGGTTACATGTCGCGGCTAGCCTTTGTTATGGATCGTTTATTTAGAAAATTTGGGTTATCGGGTAAGTCGTTTATTCCAATGTTGATTGCTACAGGATGTGGCGTACCTGGTATTATGGCAAGTCGTACCATTGAAAATGAAAAAGATCGTAAAATCACTATTATGGTTACCACATTTATGCCATGTTCTGCTAAGCTACCAATTATAGCCTTGATTGCAGGGGCACTATTTCCAGCTAGCTCATGGGTCGCGCCTTCGGCTTATTTTATCGGTGTGTTAGCGATTGTTTTTTCAGGTATTATGTTAAAGAAAACGCGAGGGTTTAGGGGTGACGTTGCCCCTTTTATTATGGAATTACCAGCCTATCATTGGCCACAATTTCAAGGAGTTTGGCAACAAACTTGGCATCGAAGTAAAGCGTTTGTCAAAAAAGCCGGCACGCTTATCTTTGTTTCGAGTATCCTTATTTGGTTTAGTTCTAATGTAAACTGGCAGTTACATTTTGTCTCAGAAGATCAAAGTATTTTGGCTAGTTTAGGAAGTGTCTTAGCTTACTTATTTGTTCCTCTAGGGTGGGGGGATTGGCGGAGTGCTGTAGCGACCATTACTGGACTTGTAGCAAAAGAAAATGTAGTTGGAACTTTTGGCGTCTTGTTTGGTGCCGGTCGTGATGTATCTGAGGCAGGTCAAGAAATTTGGCCGGCTTTGCAAGTTATTTATACTCCAGTCTCAGGTTATTCCTTCTTGGTTTTTAACCTGTTATGTGCGCCATGTTTTGCAGCTATCGGAGCCATTCATCGCGAAATGTCGGATTATAAATGGACGCTTATTGCTGTTTTATTTCAGTGTGGCTTAGCGTACGCTATTAGTTTTATTATTTACCAAGGCGGTCGCATACTGATAGAAGGACAAGGAATAACTTGGTTAAGTATAGTAGCAGTCGGTGTTTTAGGTAGTTTAATCTATAGTGTGATGAGACCGACTAAGGCTGAGGTGGTTACGTTAGAGGATATTTAACAGAAGGGACAGGGTTAAATGATAGCAACAATTGTGCTAAGTGTCATCATTTTTGGTACGGCAGGATATATAATATATCGCTCACTTTTTTTGAAAAAAGGGTCGTGTGAGTGTGATGCTTGTGATTGTCCAGCGAAATCTGGACGTTCAAAAAAATAAGTCACGTTTGGGGCTTATTTTTTTGCGCTTATGGCTTGCACCATGACGACGAGAGTGCTAAAATTGTAAATGTAGTCGGGTTGTTAGCTCAGTTGGTAGAGCAACGGACTCTTAATCCGTGGGTCGAGGGTTCGAACCCCCCACAACCCATGGGTGCCAAACCCATGAGACAGGTCAAACGTTGGTGCGCAAGCATTTAGAAAACGATTGACGCTGTCTCTTTTTTGTTTAAAAATATTAAAATGTTATGGATAGGAGTTATCATGATATTTATTGGGATAGGATTGCTATTTTTAGGTGTTATTTTACAAGGGATTGGCAGACATAAAGCGATTAAAGGACAGTATATTAAGTATGCTCATAAACCTTGGGTAGGAGCGGTATCTAAATTATCCTTAATAGGCGTGTTAGCGATTATCTTAGCGCTCTTCTTTTTGTATCAAGGGTATCAACAAATTTAAGATGCCTTATGGAGAGGTTATTGTTTAAAAAAAGCTTGAAACCTTAAATTTAAGGTTTCAAGCTTTTTTAGTTGGGGAGATCTTGCTCTTTTTCCTGCAGGGTTTGGTTTTCTTCTTCTCGTAAATGCTGCGCATTTTCAATAATGCGTTCGATTTTCCGCTGAATAAATGCCACGATACTTAGTGTTTGTTGTTGGTGATAGCCTAAATCTAGATATTCGTTTTCCCAAGCATAAAAGTTTCCTTTTAAAAGACTTTTATGTGCTCGCCACTCGTTGAGCAATGCTTGGCGTGTTTCATCTTCATAGTTTTTTTCGATATAATTTTTCAATCCCATATACAATTACCTCACTTGTCATTTTTTTATTCTGATTGTAAGAATTAATAACAAAACATGACGCAACTAACTTTTTTATGACTAGAGAATGTCATAAGTTACCAAGAATCTTTACCCGTATTTTACTCCTTATAAGTGAAAAAAACCACCTTGTAGGACTTGTTTGTTGTACTAAGTTTTATAAGTAGATGGAATGCTTTTGAGTGTCTTTTTAGTAAGCGTTGTTACGGTTTTATTGCTTCAAAGGTAAAGGTTTGATTGCTATTGCTAGGGGGGGGCTAGATAGTCATAATCTGCTGAGAGTGTAATACTTTCAAATCCAACTTTTTCTAACATTAGTTTAAATTCGCTTAACCCATACCACCTCATTGTCATATCTTGTAGCTCAGTTGCGATTAAAGAACCTTCTGTCCATTTTTCATATTTTAAGTAGGTTACAATGTGTTGGTGGAACCAATCAATTGCAAGTGTTTTTTGTTCTAACGTAATGCCGGTTTTTTTATCTATAGAGTAAGTAGTCGTAGAGACTTCACCTATCTCTGGATAAAAAGGTAGATCTAAATCGATAATTAATCGTCCTTTTGGTACGAGATGGTCAAAAAAGTTTGTTAAAACTTGATACGCCGTTTCTTCAGAAGGAAGTAAAGAAAAAGAGGCAGTGGGCATAATGATTGTGTCATAACAGTTGCCTAAAGCCATAGTGGCAAGGTCTGCTTGAATTAAATTTGCGGTCAAGTGACGTTGATGACAGGCTTGAGAACATTTTTCTAACATATCAGCTGATAGATCGACGCCATCTACTTGAAAGCCTTCTTCCAATAAAGGAATTAGCATCCGACCAGTCCCTACACCCGCCTCTAATATGGGACCATGACGGCCTTCTAAGCGTTCTAAGTAATAAGTAATATCTCCATTTAGCTCACTGCCAATAGGCTTTGTCAGCTCATAAACGGCGGCACAGAGGGGACCATAATTTTTAAACATCAAACCATTCCTTTCAGTCGTAGCTTTTTAAAAGCTATTCTTCTTTTAAAATAACAAATCCTGCCGTAAAAGTCACGGTAAGACTTAGGTGATAAAAACACTGATAAAAGAAGGCGTTTACTTTGCTTTGACACTAAGTCTTATAATTAATTTTTTATATCATTGACTTATCTTAAACATGAGCGTAAAATTATTTGTTCGTAAGACAAAGTGGTCGGAGGTAAGAGAATGACTAAAAAGACAGAGTGGGAATTAGAACAAGCCCATTTAGCAATGGTATATGAAAAGCTAGTGGAGATGGAACGAAAGGTTATAAATGAAGCCGAAGAAGCTGATGAAGATTCTCGTAGTTTTTTAAAGAATTTATCAGAAGATGTCCGCATGAATAATTCTTCAGCAGCTGATAGTTTTGAGTCATTAATTCAAGTGGAACAAAAAAACCAAGAACTTGCGCAATTAAATTATAAACGTGAGTGGTTAGAGAAACAAAAAAATAATATTAAGCAACTAATGGCTGGTCCTTATTTTGCTAAGTTAAGTGTTTTGTATCCTGAAGAAACAGAAACAGATGAGTTTTATATAGGAGTAGCAGGGTTTAGTGACGAAAATCATGAACAGTACGTGTATGATTGGCGTTCACCGATTGCTAATTTATACTATGAAAATAATTTGGGGCAGACTTCTTATGAGGCGCCAATGGGCGAAGTTCCAGTTGATTTGAAAAATCGTCGTCAGTTAAAAGTGACCAAAAATAAATTAATGGATTTCTTTGATACTAGTACGGCAATTGAAGATCCCATGTTACTAGAAGTCTTAAATGAAGAGTCATCAGTAAAATTACAAGATATCACGAGCACCATTCAAAAAGAACAAAATGCGATTATTCGTGATACTAAAAGTGATGTTTTAATTGTTGAAGGGATTGCAGGGAGTGGAAAGACTTCAACGGTTCTACAACGTATCGCCTTTTTACTTTATCGTTATAAAGATAATTTGAGACCAGAACAAGTTTTATTACTATCGCCAAATCCGATGTTTAGTAAATACATCGAAGAAGTGTTACCAAGTTTAGGTGAAAAGAACCCTCGCCAAATGACGTATCGTGATCTGATGAGAACCCGTGGTAAAAATCACCATATTGAGGAATTAGAATCTCAATTAACGAATTATCGGGTCATGGATTCTTTAGAAAATATGTTAGAGATTGAACGTTATGTAGGGGAATTAGATGCTACCGATTTAGACTTTCAGTCGTTAACGCTTGGTTCAGAAGTTGTTATTTCAGCTAAATGGATGCGTCAAACGTTGATGGCTTTGCCGAAGGAAGTTGAATTATACCGTCGTTTAGGTTATTTACAAGAAAAAATGCAGGAAGCACTAATGAGTTATATTAAAACAGAAAGTCGAAAACCCAAATGGCGAAATGAATTAGAAAACCTAAGTAATGAAGAATACAATCAGTTATTTTCTCAAGGTCCAGGTCGTGGTGATAAGAGTAAGGGCCGAGAAAAAAATGAAGATGAGCAGATTGATCAAATTATTTATAAATTAGTTCATCGTCGTTATAGCGTGATCCGTAAAGCTATCAAGAGCTATCGTTGGTTAGATTTAGATAGTCATTATTTATTAGCTGTCGGGATGCCTTTAGAACAACCGATGTCTTTAGATCAAGCGACTGAATTTGCTTATTTAAATTATTTAATGGTGGATCGTGGGAACCATACACAAACCAAATTTGTTGTTTTGGATGAGGTACAAGATTACAGTGAGGCGCAACTTTATTTCTTAGCTAAAGTTTACGGTAAAGCTAATTTTACGTTAGTTGGAGACGGTTATCAGTCTATCTTTGCTCAAGGAACAACGTTTTCACGTGTTGAGGCG is a window of Vagococcus intermedius DNA encoding:
- the spxA gene encoding transcriptional regulator SpxA, which encodes MLTLYTSPSCTSCRKARAWLVEQEIPFKERNIFSEPLDLTELKDILRMTEDGTEEIISTRSKVFQKLDMDFDDLSLPELLKLVQENPGLLRRPIMIDEKRLQVGFNEDEIRRFLPREVRALELRQAQLMAGL
- a CDS encoding adaptor protein MecA, encoding MEMERINENTIRVLIENEDLEARGITFLDLLGNHKQIESFFYSILEEVDIDEQFQETDAVTFQVLPNRNGLELFISKNVLVDGENDFPEIGEILNQDNFSDFIKSQIGEGLPISEPNLDEGSLVARSGEKSTEKEETEDGVLAPTTIETVVRLASFEDLIVLAHRAKFENMTSDLYRMSGEGDVYYLHLTFDLEEMTEEQVYDELGLVLEFAALVTLTPEVLEEYGQLVMERSALEQTKHYFKK
- a CDS encoding YjjG family noncanonical pyrimidine nucleotidase, which codes for MSEYTTILFDVDQTLLDFKQGQQNALRKMFHAQGITMTPELFEIYELKNHDLWAAFEQGLVKREQVLSERFTYIFKKCGLERDGYEMDRLFRGYLKEEAILLPGAFEVIEKLSKKYRLGIVTNGVSETQYRRLEKAELLTYFKEAIFVSEDTGFQKPMPQFFDYVFERLPGVERSETLIVGDSLSADIKGGNLAGSKTCWYNPLGVVNETKIIPTYEIKELRELLQLL
- the nrdF gene encoding class 1b ribonucleoside-diphosphate reductase subunit beta, which encodes MSQTYYEAINWNSMEDMIDKSTWEKLTEQFWLDTRIPLSNDLDDWRALSELEKQTIGYVFGGLTLLDTIQSESAIEAIRPDVRTQHEEAVLNNIQFMESVHAKSYSSIFSTLNTKAEIEEIFEWTNTNEFLQKKAKMINDIYLTGTPLQKKVASVFTETFLFYSGFFAPLYYLGNNKLANVAEIIKLIIRDESVHGTYIGYKFQLGFNQLPENERTEMEDWMYNLLYELYENEEGYTDMLYGELGWAEEVKTFLRYNANKALMNLGVNALFPDTANDVNPIVMNGLSTGTSNHDFFSQVGNGYLLGSVEAMKDDDYLIGLTK
- the nrdE gene encoding class 1b ribonucleoside-diphosphate reductase subunit alpha, which produces MSLKKLTDVSYFELNNEINRPVDGQIPLHKDKEALVAFFKENVEPNTMTFSTTEEKINYLIDHDFIETAFIKKYSMSFIDDLYAFLKEQHFQFKSFMAAYKFYSQYALKNNEGTMYLERYEDRVAFNALYFANGDEQLAMNIADEMIHQRYQPATPSFLNAGRKRRGELVSCFLLQVTDDMNSIGRSINSALQLSRIGGGVGISLNNLREAGAPIKGYEGAASGVVPVMKLFEDSFSYSNQLGQRQGAGVVYLNVFHPDIEMFLSTKKENADEKIRVKTLSLGLNVPDKFYELARNNEDMYLFSPYSVEKEYGIPFSYLDITKEYDNLVANPNIRKAKIKARDLENEISKLQQESGYPYIINIDEANRQNPVDGKIIMSNLCSEILQVQTPSIINNKQEYDVLGTDISCNLGSTNIPNLMASTNFGQSVRTMTRALTYITDASSIDVVPSIKNGNDLNHTIGLGAMGLHSYFAKNQMEYGSPESIDFTNIYFMLLNYWTLVESNQIAKERQQRFYNFEKSTYADGSYFDKYIEANHQPQFDKIKALFADIFIPTAEDWKQLSQDVQRDGLYHQNRLAVAPNGSISYINDTSASIHPITRLIEERQEKKIGKIYYPAPYLSNETLPYYTSAYDMDMRKVIDVYATAQQHIDQGMSLTLFMRSDIPEGLYEWKTDTTKQTTRDLNILRHYAFHKGVKSIYYIRTFTDDEEEIGSNSCESCVI
- the nrdH gene encoding glutaredoxin-like protein NrdH encodes the protein MTNITLYTKDNCPQCKMTKRFLSDKNVSYNEVNIDTEPQYVEWLKENGYRSVPVVTANEDISIVGFRPDQLRSLAV
- a CDS encoding ferrous iron transport protein A, whose amino-acid sequence is MIRLIEGNQGKQYFVLEIINQTVSNRHLANLGLISGTPIRIVSKNKHGDYIILLRDTRLAMSEQVVSQIMVSDERVGEKTTWSLSEAQVETQVKVTQIVGDKKIRRRLMDMGLTKGTPLYLRKVAPLGDPLEISVRGYELTLRKTEAEFIIVEEF
- the feoB gene encoding ferrous iron transport protein B, with amino-acid sequence MNKLSLALVGNPNSGKTSLFNALTGSSQSVGNWPGVTVERKEGYYKQADHIMIQDLPGIYSLSPYTPEEVVARNYLVEGQPEAIINIVDGSNLERNLYLTLQLLDLGLPLVVGVNMLDVVKKQEKEINLSKLSYGLGTDVVGMSVVKGQGVSEIVAKSLTAIESNNTSQRIGIQYDERLEVALLEIIGILHKATFQTEPTKKISENKYRWYSLKLFERDEAVCQTLVLSQADWKEIEEIITITEKIFGDDSESIVINERYQFITKLVELCVVNNKEFKLTVSDKIDQVVTNRFLALPIFAGLMWFVYYLSIQTIGTAGTDWLNDQLFGVLVPNYLAAGLNYLEVAEWLQRLILEGIVAGVGAVIGFLPQIMVLFLCLSFLEDCGYMSRLAFVMDRLFRKFGLSGKSFIPMLIATGCGVPGIMASRTIENEKDRKITIMVTTFMPCSAKLPIIALIAGALFPASSWVAPSAYFIGVLAIVFSGIMLKKTRGFRGDVAPFIMELPAYHWPQFQGVWQQTWHRSKAFVKKAGTLIFVSSILIWFSSNVNWQLHFVSEDQSILASLGSVLAYLFVPLGWGDWRSAVATITGLVAKENVVGTFGVLFGAGRDVSEAGQEIWPALQVIYTPVSGYSFLVFNLLCAPCFAAIGAIHREMSDYKWTLIAVLFQCGLAYAISFIIYQGGRILIEGQGITWLSIVAVGVLGSLIYSVMRPTKAEVVTLEDI
- a CDS encoding FeoB-associated Cys-rich membrane protein; this encodes MATIVLSVIIFGTAGYIIYRSLFLKKGSCECDACDCPAKSGRSKK